From the genome of Magnolia sinica isolate HGM2019 unplaced genomic scaffold, MsV1 ctg360, whole genome shotgun sequence:
AGGCAAGGTTGTTGATTATCCTACATTGCATACTGTGGCAGAGATGGTTGCTAATGAATGTCGTGGTCTGCCATTGGCAATTGTGACAGCTGGAAGGGCGTTGAATGATGAGAAGAGCTTCAGAGTGTGGAATCATGCATTGTCGGAATTGAAGAAGTCCGCCCCTAAGAACATCAGAGGCATGGAGCAAGAGGTGTATCGATCCCTAAAATTAAGCTACGATCATTTGCAAACTGAGGAGTTAAAGTTGTGCTTCTTGTTTTGTAGTCTGTTTCCAGAAGACTACGAAATTGATGCAGATCAAATGATTAGATGTTGGATGGGTGAAGGGTTTCTAGAGGATGTTGAAACATTGGAGGAAGTTCTGAACAAGGGACATACATTGGTTGAAAAAATCAAAGCTGCATGCTTGTTATTAGATTGTGACAAAGAAGGGTATGTAATGATGCACGACATAGTTCGAGACATGGCCATTTCAATTGTGTCTAATGATGATTCCTATAAATTCTTTGTCAGAGTGGGATTGGCATTGAAAGAATGGCCAAAAGTGGACCGGTGGGAAGAATACAAGAGGATTTCGGTGATGCAAAACGAGATCGAAATGCTACCTGAGAGGTTGGAATGTCCTGAACTGTTAACGTTGATGATGCAGGAAAATGACAATTTTAGCAAAATACCAGATCGGTTCTTTGAAGGTGCAAAATCACTTCGTGTTTTGGACCTTGGTAGAACTTTTATCACGCGACTGCCATCATCAATGTCATATTTGTTGAATCTACGGGAACTTTGCCTACAAGGATGCTTGCATTTGGAAATAAAAGGTTTGTCACCACTCAGGTCACTGAAAGGACTTGAATCTCTTTATCTTTCACGAAGCGCAATCAGCGAATTGCCAGCTGGAATAGGTGAATTGGCCAATTTAAGGCGTTTGGACCTATCCTTCAATCCGAGCCTTAAAATTCTGCCAGCAAATGTAATAACGAAGCTGACTCGTCTGGAAGAACTAAAGATGGTCTTAAGCTTTACAGGGTGGGAAGCTGCAGGGACAAGAAGGTGGGGCAAAAGCAATGCTTCTTTAGCCGAAGTCGCATCTTTGAGACAGCTGAGTTGTTTGTGCCTTGACATAGTAGAAGCAGGCAGTTTTCAGCAAGATATCATATCTAAATCTTGGGAAAAATTGGAGAGGTTTTGCTTCCGAATAGATCAGTTAGAGT
Proteins encoded in this window:
- the LOC131236313 gene encoding probable disease resistance protein At4g27220, translated to MAPPCSIVDIYHAPPIKGLESAKLSMKRILDALNDEKIRVIGIYGMRGVGKTTLVRNVNNHLKGTLNFSRVIMVAVSKEVDLKRVQNDIAKRLGLDLKDESVSRKATQLMKRLMEEEKFLIIFDDLWARIEQANVGIPSSEHHKAFKIIFTSRSEDVCRKMEADFKIRVELLSKDESWKLFKAKAGKVVDYPTLHTVAEMVANECRGLPLAIVTAGRALNDEKSFRVWNHALSELKKSAPKNIRGMEQEVYRSLKLSYDHLQTEELKLCFLFCSLFPEDYEIDADQMIRCWMGEGFLEDVETLEEVLNKGHTLVEKIKAACLLLDCDKEGYVMMHDIVRDMAISIVSNDDSYKFFVRVGLALKEWPKVDRWEEYKRISVMQNEIEMLPERLECPELLTLMMQENDNFSKIPDRFFEGAKSLRVLDLGRTFITRLPSSMSYLLNLRELCLQGCLHLEIKGLSPLRSLKGLESLYLSRSAISELPAGIGELANLRRLDLSFNPSLKILPANVITKLTRLEELKMVLSFTGWEAAGTRRWGKSNASLAEVASLRQLSCLCLDIVEAGSFQQDIISKSWEKLERFCFRIDQLEYDSNVFDDLRSHRRMMIIDGHKSVPQWAKILFPRTTFPQLYYRKGLTTISGLDTDKTVAVSFESLEYLEIYKCLEMEYVLDGEGTTENMLQNIVFDDESLPERTFQNLRYVKVVECDKMNNVFTSSLLQCLQNLTNLEVYNCGKMEYVLMGATVGSRQENMLPKLKTMHLEGLPKLRSIWMGSVAPLQNV